Proteins from a genomic interval of Rhodothermales bacterium:
- a CDS encoding KamA family radical SAM protein — protein MPRPDHVSQTDWDDWRWHMRHRVSSADALSQWIEPTSQELHGIRETDGIFRWNITPHYASLMDPQDAACPVRRQVVPLAEECEPDLVGVVDPLEEVAHSPVKNLIHNYPDRVAFCVTSECAIYCRYCLRKRMVGDADAMMRRSELDDAVSYIRAHPEIRDVLLTGGDPLTFSDGRVRQLLEAVRSVPHVHVIRVGSRMPVKLPQRITADLAGILGEHRIWLNTHFNHARELSSEADIALDRLLRAGVPIGNQTVLLRGINDSGDALRALLTGLVARRVRPYYLYQAQLIGGTRHLRTSIEHGMELMESLQGTLTGFAIPVYVLDTPYGKVPLNRSWVLGRSGDHVVMRTTRGTIWAEPNPRPKDDPSRPLPEIAMPDGAETIPTGAAKFGEERWVVPA, from the coding sequence ATGCCACGACCTGATCACGTCTCCCAAACCGACTGGGACGACTGGCGATGGCACATGCGGCATCGTGTCTCCAGTGCGGACGCCCTGTCGCAGTGGATTGAGCCGACTTCTCAGGAGCTGCACGGAATCCGGGAGACGGACGGGATCTTCCGATGGAATATCACGCCGCACTACGCGTCCCTGATGGACCCTCAGGACGCGGCGTGTCCGGTTCGCCGCCAGGTCGTACCCCTGGCCGAGGAATGTGAACCGGACCTGGTGGGGGTCGTCGATCCGCTTGAGGAGGTGGCCCACAGCCCGGTCAAGAACCTGATCCACAACTACCCGGATCGTGTGGCATTCTGCGTCACGTCCGAGTGCGCGATCTACTGCCGGTACTGCCTGCGCAAGCGCATGGTGGGTGACGCGGACGCCATGATGCGCCGCTCAGAGCTGGACGATGCGGTTTCCTATATCCGCGCCCACCCGGAAATCCGGGACGTGCTGCTGACCGGTGGCGATCCCCTCACGTTCAGCGATGGTCGCGTGCGACAACTCCTGGAAGCTGTGCGCTCCGTCCCGCACGTGCACGTGATTCGCGTGGGCAGCCGCATGCCCGTCAAGCTGCCTCAGCGCATCACCGCGGATCTGGCCGGGATCCTGGGAGAGCACCGCATCTGGCTGAACACTCATTTCAACCACGCGCGCGAGTTGTCCTCAGAGGCGGACATCGCACTTGACCGCCTTCTGCGAGCCGGAGTGCCCATCGGCAATCAAACCGTGCTGCTGCGTGGCATCAATGATTCGGGCGATGCGCTCCGTGCCCTCCTGACCGGTCTGGTGGCGAGGCGGGTGAGGCCGTACTACCTCTATCAGGCGCAGCTGATCGGCGGCACACGTCACCTGCGCACGTCCATCGAGCACGGGATGGAGCTCATGGAGTCGCTGCAGGGCACGCTGACCGGATTTGCGATCCCGGTGTACGTGCTGGACACGCCCTACGGCAAGGTGCCGCTGAATCGCTCCTGGGTACTGGGCCGATCAGGCGATCACGTGGTGATGCGCACGACGCGCGGTACGATCTGGGCCGAGCCCAATCCGCGTCCCAAGGATGACCCGTCCAGGCCGTTGCCGGAGATTGCCATGCCCGATGGGGCCGAGACGATCCCGACGGGGGCGGCGAAGTTCGGTGAGGAGCGCTGGGTGGTGCCGGCGTGA
- a CDS encoding T9SS type A sorting domain-containing protein: MSRRFLALLIVFAPAFAASAQTGGAEDYCFLVADNNGVRFDADVVTQVEKATGLETEIGMTGTLNIEAVAFHPFEPGIFAADGGLLGTINVETGRFAPVGWLGTAYGDEGPLSAGDVDGMTFDPTTGELFGAVRKSAFDFLVQIDPASGRVVEDAFGSGKDYVRVSFGSTDVHVDDIAISPTTGDFVAVVTDAAENSTLVSIDRQTGVATTIAPLATQDLEGLTFDPAGRLFATPGGDGPNMVEIDLATGNATPWAAIGVNSNRDYEAVTCMAHGAMSSSSESSELPGEVALLPAYPNPFNPTTTFGYTLPVGSDVRLSVFDMLGREVEVLESGFRAAGAHEARFDASGLPSGLYMYRITGPGFVLTRSVTLLR, encoded by the coding sequence ATGTCTCGTCGATTCCTGGCCTTGTTGATTGTTTTTGCGCCTGCGTTTGCTGCCTCGGCGCAGACCGGCGGTGCGGAGGACTACTGTTTCCTTGTGGCCGACAACAACGGCGTGCGCTTTGACGCTGACGTGGTCACCCAGGTGGAAAAGGCCACAGGCCTGGAAACCGAGATCGGGATGACCGGCACGCTGAACATCGAGGCCGTCGCGTTCCACCCGTTCGAACCCGGCATTTTCGCGGCCGACGGCGGCCTGCTGGGCACCATCAATGTCGAGACCGGCCGCTTCGCGCCCGTCGGCTGGCTGGGTACCGCCTACGGCGACGAAGGCCCGCTTTCTGCCGGTGACGTGGACGGCATGACGTTCGATCCGACGACCGGAGAGCTGTTCGGCGCGGTGCGCAAGTCTGCATTCGACTTCCTGGTGCAGATCGACCCCGCGAGCGGGCGGGTTGTCGAAGACGCCTTCGGAAGCGGCAAGGACTACGTGCGCGTCAGCTTTGGCTCCACAGACGTGCACGTGGACGACATCGCCATCAGCCCGACCACCGGCGACTTCGTTGCCGTGGTGACTGATGCTGCCGAGAATTCGACTCTGGTCTCGATTGATCGGCAAACCGGCGTGGCCACCACCATCGCCCCGCTGGCCACCCAGGACCTGGAAGGACTCACGTTTGACCCCGCCGGCCGCCTGTTTGCCACACCCGGCGGCGACGGTCCGAACATGGTCGAAATCGACCTGGCGACCGGTAACGCCACCCCGTGGGCAGCGATCGGCGTCAACTCCAACCGCGACTACGAGGCCGTTACGTGCATGGCGCACGGTGCCATGAGTTCTTCTTCGGAGTCGTCCGAGCTCCCGGGTGAAGTTGCCCTGCTGCCGGCCTATCCGAACCCCTTCAATCCTACAACGACCTTCGGCTATACCCTGCCTGTGGGCAGTGACGTGCGGCTGAGCGTGTTCGACATGCTTGGGCGTGAGGTTGAAGTGCTCGAGAGCGGTTTCCGTGCAGCGGGCGCACATGAAGCACGATTCGACGCCTCCGGGCTACCGAGCGGCCTGTACATGTACCGCATCACGGGTCCCGGCTTTGTGCTCACACGGTCGGTTACGCTGCTGCGCTAG
- a CDS encoding DUF11 domain-containing protein codes for MRTPFLKTLRSGLASLAAAALLAAPATAATAGADNAGADLSITKTVSNASPAIGERIEFTVTLTNSGEASNLVKVLDQFNDGAGCVETIGQPQFSHGNWIGTPDEGFRWTGTMAAGQTMTATQAARVTCVTQFSNKASVISSGSNPDSDTVGHEAEVWVWPVPSTDVEVVKTVSHTDPVVGQRMSFHLTVTNHGPAVQGIVIRDVLADPSGCFQRINQPEVSRGYAQVGDFKTTTWVLDLGAGESATFRQFGWVACATTFTNEATVESGGSLPDLTPANNRSMVIVRPSQGKTIDLEVIKVVDNSYPLEGDIVTFTITLSNNTESEDGRTFPTNVARDIQVKDYLPHGLTLVDHSVQLGTFDESTTTWHLEELNPGKATSLSIRARVEAEGEYTNCAEVWDADMKDRDSTTGEEAGGPLAGAKRQDDEDCVSLWAGPLLVDLEVQKVVDNDRPIQGDIITYSVTVRNRAVEQGRDIPTADATNITIADYLQPGQHYVDGSATVGGPNGITFNPHNTSWHIESLRAGKALTLVFQAEMVNAGEYSNCAEVHAADPRDRDSRTAVEAGGPLAYGHESEDDQDCVTVWVTPRRPDLELVKHVSNENPRVGDYVTYSITVTNRMFEQGVEIPTASATNVVIKDYFSNRLWFEDGSATDSSVPGQPGGITFDQSAFTWTIDEIRPGKSVTVSFRARVDDDGEIRNCAEVWDADQGDRDSRSGAEAYGKLVGGPDAEDDQDCVSIFVDQLPEPKGSVSAFVFLDADVDGVFNHYDTGLGGFEVDLTTIGEDRTCGTFDDVEVASLDSDKSGNVTFWDVETGEYCLRILDITVPAGYFRTTAARVPVWVSRGAHVTGIEFGFRESYPSYPQAPSDDPLCYLTGNREVSTFAPGALSDVRLAGLSDDVAAVAYSPWSETLFATDGEALGTVDALTGAFQRLGYIGSGEGEVGPQRFESVTGLTFDPFQGRLFGIVAREDAADLVIEIDPETGTAVRGAFGPRNDYLLVGGDLPQVDDIAINPVDGGLYAVGTADGMSARMARIDRTFGTVNEVRDLGTARLNGLSFFNNGELFASTATDVPLLINLDIGVDISITIEATLGQGAYGSAGNGVGYTDPGAPQAPGHNSGYDPGSGSGGSNGGSGYGSGLDCLTGRVNALGTMLFADDNGDGQYQTGESGFAGVGVDLFRDINANGTLDQGDVLVAQSQTGDDGQVVFETAANGDFLMQVVSSTLPFGAHTSAAGPVAGTVGGFGLSATDTGVPVTGALSTSSEDEPVSELPGEYALDGNYPNPFNPQTTVSFKLPESGDVRLAVYDILGREVALLHQGSLSAGTHEVTFRADAMPSGTYFARMVTKAGVFTRSMILIK; via the coding sequence ATGCGTACCCCCTTCCTCAAGACGCTTCGATCAGGCCTTGCCTCCCTGGCGGCTGCCGCGCTGCTGGCGGCCCCGGCGACGGCAGCGACGGCTGGCGCCGACAACGCCGGTGCCGACCTGAGCATTACCAAGACCGTGTCCAATGCGTCGCCGGCCATCGGCGAGCGCATTGAGTTTACGGTCACGCTCACGAACTCCGGCGAAGCCAGCAACCTGGTGAAGGTGCTGGACCAGTTCAATGACGGCGCCGGTTGCGTGGAGACGATCGGCCAGCCGCAGTTTTCGCACGGCAACTGGATCGGTACGCCCGACGAAGGCTTCCGCTGGACGGGCACCATGGCGGCGGGCCAGACCATGACGGCCACCCAGGCTGCCAGGGTCACCTGCGTCACGCAGTTCTCCAACAAGGCATCGGTCATCAGCTCCGGAAGCAATCCGGACTCCGACACGGTGGGTCACGAGGCAGAAGTCTGGGTCTGGCCGGTCCCTTCCACGGACGTGGAGGTCGTGAAGACCGTCTCTCACACGGACCCGGTCGTCGGACAACGCATGTCTTTCCACCTTACGGTGACCAACCACGGGCCCGCCGTCCAGGGCATCGTGATTCGTGACGTGCTGGCTGACCCCAGCGGCTGTTTCCAGCGCATCAACCAGCCGGAAGTCTCACGCGGGTACGCACAGGTGGGTGACTTCAAGACGACCACCTGGGTGTTGGATCTCGGTGCCGGGGAGTCGGCAACCTTCCGGCAGTTCGGCTGGGTGGCGTGTGCCACCACGTTCACGAACGAAGCCACCGTGGAAAGCGGCGGCTCGCTCCCGGATCTGACACCGGCCAACAATCGCAGCATGGTCATCGTGCGCCCCTCCCAGGGCAAGACCATCGACCTGGAAGTGATCAAGGTCGTCGACAACTCCTACCCGCTGGAAGGAGACATCGTTACGTTCACGATCACGCTCTCGAACAATACCGAGTCCGAGGACGGTCGCACGTTCCCGACCAACGTCGCCCGCGACATCCAGGTCAAGGACTACCTGCCTCATGGGCTGACCCTGGTCGACCACTCGGTGCAGCTCGGTACGTTTGACGAGTCCACGACCACCTGGCATCTCGAAGAACTCAACCCGGGCAAGGCAACCAGTCTCTCCATCCGGGCTCGGGTGGAGGCCGAGGGTGAATACACCAACTGCGCGGAAGTCTGGGACGCGGACATGAAGGACCGCGATTCCACCACCGGTGAGGAAGCCGGTGGACCTCTTGCGGGAGCGAAGCGGCAGGATGATGAGGACTGTGTCTCCCTCTGGGCCGGCCCCCTCCTGGTTGATCTCGAAGTCCAGAAGGTGGTCGACAACGACCGCCCGATCCAGGGTGACATCATCACCTACTCGGTGACGGTGCGCAACCGCGCGGTGGAGCAGGGACGCGACATCCCGACGGCCGACGCAACCAACATCACCATCGCCGACTACCTGCAGCCCGGTCAGCACTATGTCGACGGGTCGGCTACGGTGGGAGGCCCCAACGGCATCACCTTCAACCCCCACAACACCTCCTGGCACATCGAGAGCCTGCGCGCAGGCAAGGCACTTACCCTGGTCTTCCAGGCCGAGATGGTCAATGCCGGAGAGTACTCCAACTGCGCCGAGGTCCACGCAGCGGATCCGCGCGACCGCGACTCCCGAACAGCAGTGGAGGCCGGCGGTCCGTTGGCTTACGGCCACGAGTCGGAAGATGATCAGGACTGCGTCACCGTCTGGGTAACGCCCCGCCGTCCGGACCTGGAGCTGGTGAAGCATGTCTCGAACGAGAACCCTCGCGTGGGCGACTATGTGACGTACTCGATCACGGTCACGAACCGCATGTTCGAGCAGGGTGTCGAGATTCCGACTGCCAGCGCGACCAACGTCGTCATCAAGGACTACTTCTCGAACCGACTCTGGTTTGAGGACGGCTCCGCCACGGATTCTTCCGTGCCCGGGCAGCCCGGTGGCATCACGTTCGACCAGAGTGCATTCACCTGGACCATCGACGAGATTCGTCCCGGCAAGTCGGTGACAGTTTCGTTCCGCGCCCGTGTGGATGACGACGGCGAGATCCGCAATTGCGCCGAGGTTTGGGATGCCGATCAGGGCGATCGCGACTCGCGCTCCGGTGCCGAAGCCTACGGCAAACTCGTGGGCGGCCCCGACGCCGAGGACGATCAGGACTGCGTTTCCATCTTCGTAGACCAGCTGCCCGAGCCCAAGGGCTCCGTTTCAGCCTTCGTCTTCCTCGATGCGGATGTGGACGGCGTCTTCAACCACTACGATACCGGCCTGGGCGGCTTCGAGGTGGATCTCACCACGATTGGTGAAGACCGCACCTGCGGCACCTTCGATGACGTGGAGGTTGCTTCACTCGACTCCGACAAGAGCGGCAACGTGACGTTCTGGGATGTGGAGACCGGCGAGTACTGCCTGCGCATTCTCGACATCACCGTCCCGGCCGGCTACTTCCGCACGACGGCTGCCCGCGTGCCCGTCTGGGTGTCCCGTGGCGCCCATGTCACCGGCATTGAGTTCGGCTTCCGGGAGTCCTATCCCTCCTATCCCCAGGCCCCCTCGGACGATCCGCTCTGCTACCTGACCGGAAATCGTGAGGTGTCGACCTTCGCGCCCGGTGCGCTGTCCGATGTGCGGCTTGCCGGCCTTTCCGATGATGTGGCAGCCGTGGCGTACAGCCCGTGGTCCGAGACGCTGTTTGCCACGGACGGCGAGGCCCTCGGCACTGTGGATGCCCTCACCGGTGCCTTCCAGCGCCTGGGTTACATCGGGTCAGGCGAAGGCGAGGTCGGCCCCCAGCGCTTCGAAAGCGTCACCGGATTGACGTTCGATCCCTTCCAGGGACGCCTGTTCGGCATTGTGGCCCGGGAGGACGCGGCGGATCTGGTCATCGAAATCGATCCCGAAACGGGTACGGCAGTGCGCGGCGCTTTTGGGCCTCGCAACGACTACCTCCTGGTCGGTGGTGACCTTCCGCAGGTGGACGATATCGCGATCAACCCGGTCGACGGCGGTCTCTACGCCGTAGGTACGGCCGACGGCATGAGTGCCCGCATGGCGCGCATCGACCGCACATTCGGCACGGTAAACGAGGTCCGCGACCTGGGCACCGCACGCCTGAACGGCCTCTCGTTCTTCAACAACGGTGAACTCTTTGCATCGACCGCTACCGACGTGCCGCTCCTGATCAACCTGGACATCGGCGTGGACATCTCGATCACCATCGAGGCTACGCTCGGCCAGGGCGCGTATGGCTCAGCCGGCAACGGCGTTGGATACACGGATCCGGGCGCACCGCAGGCACCGGGCCACAACTCCGGGTACGACCCGGGTAGCGGCTCCGGCGGTTCGAACGGCGGCTCCGGCTACGGATCCGGCCTCGACTGCCTGACCGGCCGGGTCAACGCATTGGGCACGATGCTCTTTGCCGACGACAACGGTGACGGCCAGTACCAGACCGGCGAGAGCGGCTTCGCAGGCGTGGGCGTGGACCTGTTCCGCGACATCAATGCCAACGGTACCCTCGATCAGGGCGATGTGCTGGTTGCCCAGTCCCAGACGGGCGACGACGGCCAGGTGGTCTTTGAGACCGCAGCGAACGGCGACTTCCTCATGCAGGTCGTCTCCTCCACGCTGCCCTTCGGCGCGCACACCTCGGCCGCGGGCCCTGTGGCAGGCACCGTCGGAGGCTTCGGCCTCTCGGCCACCGATACCGGCGTGCCGGTAACCGGGGCCCTGTCCACCTCATCCGAGGACGAGCCCGTGAGTGAGCTGCCCGGCGAGTACGCATTGGACGGCAACTATCCGAACCCGTTCAATCCCCAGACCACCGTCAGCTTCAAGCTGCCCGAGTCCGGTGACGTACGCCTGGCCGTGTACGACATCCTCGGCCGGGAAGTGGCGCTGTTGCACCAGGGCAGCCTGTCCGCAGGAACGCACGAAGTGACCTTCCGCGCCGATGCCATGCCGAGCGGCACGTACTTCGCCCGCATGGTCACCAAGGCCGGTGTATTCACCCGCTCCATGATCCTGATCAAGTAG